From Bacillus pumilus, one genomic window encodes:
- the thiD gene encoding bifunctional hydroxymethylpyrimidine kinase/phosphomethylpyrimidine kinase produces MTIKKAFTIAGSDSGGGAGIQADLKTFQELGVYGMSAITAITAQNTLGVHGIYPLSIEALERQIDAVAEDLRPDAVKTGMLWSAEMINTVAEKTVQYEMKLIVDPVMIAKGGASLLNEDAVSALKTHLLPVSYAVTPNLPEAEVLTGMRIQTKEDRYLAAERLYELGMKHVVIKGGHGPSGGMITDLLYDGKGFIEVTNEHIDTPHTHGTGCTFAAALTAEIAKGYSMREAFETAETFVHEAIKFPLNIGAGHGPTNHFAYQQNRLKR; encoded by the coding sequence ATGACGATCAAAAAAGCATTCACCATCGCGGGTTCTGATTCTGGCGGCGGAGCTGGCATTCAGGCAGATTTGAAAACCTTTCAGGAGCTCGGTGTATATGGAATGTCTGCGATTACAGCGATTACAGCGCAAAACACACTTGGCGTTCACGGGATATATCCACTTTCAATCGAGGCGTTAGAGCGCCAAATAGATGCAGTGGCAGAAGATTTACGGCCAGATGCCGTCAAAACAGGAATGCTGTGGAGTGCCGAAATGATCAATACGGTTGCTGAAAAAACGGTTCAATATGAGATGAAGCTGATTGTCGATCCAGTCATGATCGCAAAGGGAGGGGCTTCTTTATTAAATGAAGATGCGGTCTCTGCGTTGAAAACACACTTGCTGCCTGTCAGCTATGCCGTAACGCCGAATCTTCCTGAGGCAGAAGTGCTGACAGGCATGCGTATTCAGACAAAAGAGGATCGCTATCTAGCAGCGGAACGTCTATATGAGCTTGGTATGAAACATGTCGTGATCAAAGGGGGACACGGCCCCTCTGGCGGTATGATAACAGATCTGTTGTATGATGGAAAAGGCTTTATAGAAGTCACAAACGAACATATTGATACCCCACATACACATGGCACAGGCTGCACGTTTGCAGCGGCATTAACAGCTGAAATTGCGAAAGGATACTCCATGAGAGAGGCTTTTGAAACAGCAGAAACCTTTGTCCATGAAGCCATCAAATTCCCTTTGAATATTGGCGCTGGACATGGACCTACCAATCATTTTGCTTATCAGCAAAACAGGCTCAAACGATAA
- the fabI gene encoding enoyl-ACP reductase FabI yields MNFSLEGRNIVVMGVANKRSIAWGIARSLHEAGARLIFTYVGDRLAESVKELASTLERNDSIILPCDVTSDEEIEKCFATIKEKVQVIHGVAHAIAFANKEELVGEYLNTNREGFLLAHNISAYSLTAVAKAARPLMTEGGSIVTLTYLGGERVVSNYNVMGVAKAALEASVKYLAADLGAEGIRVNSISAGPIRTLSAKGISGFNTILKDIEERAPLRRTTTPEEVGDTALFLFSDLSRGMTGENLHVDSGFHIIAR; encoded by the coding sequence ATGAACTTTTCTTTAGAAGGCCGTAATATCGTGGTGATGGGTGTTGCCAATAAACGAAGCATCGCTTGGGGAATTGCCCGCTCACTTCACGAAGCTGGAGCTCGTTTGATTTTTACTTATGTTGGAGATCGTCTTGCTGAATCTGTAAAAGAACTTGCAAGCACACTTGAGCGCAATGATTCAATCATTCTTCCATGTGACGTGACAAGTGACGAAGAGATTGAAAAATGTTTCGCTACAATTAAAGAAAAAGTACAAGTCATTCATGGCGTTGCGCATGCGATTGCATTTGCAAACAAGGAAGAGCTTGTCGGTGAATACTTAAACACGAACCGTGAAGGTTTCCTTTTGGCGCACAACATTAGTGCATACTCATTAACAGCTGTAGCAAAAGCAGCACGTCCATTGATGACAGAAGGTGGAAGCATCGTCACGCTTACATACCTAGGCGGAGAGCGTGTGGTATCTAACTACAACGTAATGGGTGTAGCGAAAGCAGCACTTGAAGCAAGTGTGAAATACTTAGCAGCTGATTTAGGCGCAGAAGGTATCCGTGTGAACAGTATTTCTGCTGGTCCAATTCGTACGCTGTCTGCAAAAGGCATCAGCGGCTTTAATACAATCCTGAAGGATATTGAAGAACGTGCACCGCTTCGCCGTACAACGACTCCTGAAGAAGTTGGCGATACAGCTCTATTCTTATTCAGTGATCTATCACGCGGCATGACAGGTGAGAATCTGCATGTTGATTCTGGCTTCCATATCATTGCCCGCTAA
- a CDS encoding CotY/CotZ family spore coat protein, whose translation MSRKHSWSCVAEAVENINDLQSAVEEDCPTSCYSNLLSTSHSLGDTVPFVLFTSKSKPFVAFGNVGEVDAGPCFSTAFFRVEHICDHCATLSLLIAFDKDRHILDFTDKDSLCDVFRLEKSKYCIEVDLDCFCAIECLNPRLINRNC comes from the coding sequence ATGAGCCGCAAACATTCATGGAGCTGTGTAGCAGAGGCTGTTGAAAATATTAACGACTTACAAAGTGCCGTCGAAGAAGATTGCCCGACCAGCTGTTACAGCAATCTCCTTTCTACATCCCATTCATTAGGTGACACTGTCCCGTTTGTTCTCTTTACATCCAAATCAAAACCATTCGTCGCATTCGGAAACGTCGGAGAAGTAGATGCAGGTCCTTGCTTCAGCACTGCATTTTTCAGAGTCGAACACATCTGTGATCACTGCGCAACACTCAGCTTGCTTATTGCATTTGACAAAGACCGTCATATTTTAGATTTTACAGATAAAGATTCCTTATGTGATGTGTTCCGATTAGAAAAATCGAAGTATTGCATTGAAGTAGATCTTGACTGCTTCTGCGCAATCGAGTGCTTAAATCCACGACTCATCAACCGTAACTGCTAA
- a CDS encoding thiazole biosynthesis adenylyltransferase ThiF — translation MSTRYSRQELFQPIGTEGQKRLKDSKAVIIGAGALGTASAEMLVRAGVGSVTILDRDYIEWSNLQRQQLYTEQDVHDRLPKAVAAEKRLKQVNSDVHVKGIVIDVTAQHIDELVSGASIIVDAADNFEVRMIANDAAVKHQIPFLYGACVASYGIQFTVIPGETPCLHCLLEHLPAQGMTCDTAGIISPVVQQVAAYQVADALKYLTGHQVTPILRSFDLWTNERSDIRSASSLKKKQCPSCGLKTYPFLSYEKRAKADVLCGRNTVQIRSAAEIPPPLHEVAIRLKKAGMDVLENPYLLSCQKDEYKLVLFKDGRALVHGTNDMAKARTIYHQWIG, via the coding sequence TTGAGCACACGTTATTCGCGCCAAGAGCTATTTCAGCCAATCGGCACAGAGGGGCAAAAGCGGTTAAAAGACTCAAAGGCTGTCATTATTGGCGCAGGGGCACTTGGAACAGCCAGTGCTGAAATGCTCGTTCGTGCTGGCGTTGGATCTGTCACCATTTTGGATCGAGATTATATTGAATGGAGCAACCTTCAGCGACAGCAGCTTTACACGGAGCAAGATGTGCATGATCGGCTGCCAAAGGCTGTGGCGGCTGAAAAAAGACTCAAGCAGGTGAACAGTGACGTGCATGTCAAAGGAATTGTCATCGATGTGACCGCTCAACATATTGATGAACTTGTCAGCGGGGCTTCGATTATCGTGGATGCAGCGGATAATTTTGAGGTGAGGATGATTGCAAATGATGCTGCTGTCAAACATCAAATTCCGTTCCTTTACGGAGCCTGTGTAGCCAGCTATGGTATTCAATTCACTGTGATTCCTGGTGAGACGCCATGTTTACACTGCCTGCTTGAACATTTACCCGCACAAGGCATGACCTGTGATACAGCCGGTATCATTAGTCCAGTGGTGCAGCAGGTGGCGGCATATCAAGTGGCAGATGCCCTTAAATATTTAACAGGCCATCAAGTGACGCCAATTTTAAGATCCTTTGATTTATGGACCAATGAACGATCTGACATCCGATCAGCCAGTTCCTTAAAGAAGAAGCAATGTCCAAGCTGTGGGCTGAAGACATATCCTTTTCTCTCCTATGAAAAGAGAGCGAAGGCAGATGTACTATGCGGCCGCAATACGGTACAAATCCGCAGTGCTGCTGAAATCCCGCCGCCATTACACGAAGTGGCTATTCGCTTAAAGAAAGCAGGAATGGATGTGCTTGAAAATCCGTATTTACTTTCTTGTCAAAAGGATGAATATAAGCTTGTTTTATTTAAAGATGGCAGAGCACTTGTACATGGTACAAATGATATGGCCAAAGCAAGAACCATTTATCATCAATGGATTGGCTAA
- a CDS encoding spore coat protein: protein MDSKPYSWVALDRNCTHHGHHGHHGHHGDYNYERKAVCDGHYYDDEDVLQDFDQLSFTKQTSEEVIIVRDSCDINVSSVDAQVAASIQVAVQTAIITITNISIADGDLADRVTQDLLQAATHKQTNRQKLVIENSRNVTVSTIDADISIAIQTLTQTLVATIVAIGIL from the coding sequence ATGGATTCTAAACCATATTCTTGGGTCGCTCTAGATCGTAACTGTACACACCACGGACACCACGGACACCACGGACACCACGGCGATTACAACTATGAAAGAAAAGCAGTTTGTGATGGCCACTATTATGATGATGAAGATGTCTTGCAAGACTTTGATCAATTGAGTTTTACAAAGCAGACATCTGAGGAAGTCATTATCGTCAGAGACTCTTGTGACATTAACGTCTCTTCTGTTGATGCACAGGTTGCAGCATCTATCCAAGTAGCTGTTCAAACAGCGATCATCACCATTACAAATATCTCAATCGCAGACGGTGATCTGGCTGACCGCGTCACACAAGATCTTTTACAAGCCGCTACTCACAAACAAACAAACCGCCAGAAACTTGTCATCGAAAACTCTAGAAACGTTACAGTATCGACAATCGATGCGGATATCTCGATCGCGATTCAAACACTTACTCAAACACTTGTTGCGACAATCGTTGCAATTGGTATCCTCTAA
- a CDS encoding CotY/CotZ family spore coat protein produces the protein MSCGKHHGRHDENCVCDAVDKILAEQEAVEDKCPTSCYSNLLSPTVSGKDTIPFLIFDKKGGLFSTFGNIGGFVDDCQCFESIFFRVEKLHDCCATLSVLRPVDVHGHTLSVCHPCDPDFFGLEKTDFCIEVDLNCFCAIQCLNPELVDRVMPSKDKKHHHHG, from the coding sequence ATGAGCTGCGGAAAACACCATGGCCGACATGATGAAAACTGTGTATGCGATGCGGTTGATAAGATTTTAGCAGAGCAGGAAGCTGTAGAAGATAAGTGTCCTACGAGCTGCTACAGTAATTTATTAAGCCCGACAGTTTCTGGAAAAGATACAATTCCGTTTTTAATTTTTGATAAAAAGGGCGGATTGTTTTCTACTTTCGGAAACATTGGAGGATTTGTTGACGATTGCCAATGCTTCGAATCCATTTTCTTCCGGGTTGAAAAATTACACGACTGCTGTGCTACGTTATCTGTATTAAGACCTGTTGATGTACACGGACATACGCTAAGCGTGTGTCACCCTTGTGACCCTGACTTCTTTGGTCTAGAAAAAACGGACTTTTGTATTGAGGTTGATCTAAACTGCTTCTGCGCGATCCAATGTTTAAACCCAGAGCTTGTCGACAGAGTCATGCCATCGAAAGATAAAAAGCATCATCACCACGGCTAA
- a CDS encoding spore coat protein, with translation MSIEESADLLYTQLLNELISNYDDFIEIKDSENVTIHKTDVTAALSLQATVTTIITLLIQLLVPDDELAADITDQLLSTQQVTVQKKTVIQIINCYNITITLSDASIMNSVQILTQTLNVLLVEAGIL, from the coding sequence TTGTCTATTGAAGAAAGTGCTGATTTATTATACACACAACTGTTAAACGAATTAATCAGCAATTATGATGATTTCATTGAGATCAAAGATTCCGAAAATGTCACAATTCATAAAACAGATGTAACAGCTGCACTCTCCCTTCAAGCGACCGTAACGACAATCATTACTCTTTTAATTCAACTTCTTGTACCAGACGATGAATTGGCTGCAGACATCACAGATCAGCTTTTATCCACACAACAAGTGACAGTCCAAAAGAAAACTGTGATTCAAATCATCAACTGCTATAACATTACGATTACATTATCAGATGCATCCATTATGAACTCCGTCCAAATTCTCACTCAAACATTGAATGTACTCTTAGTTGAAGCCGGCATTCTTTGA
- a CDS encoding DUF1360 domain-containing protein produces the protein MSGALSFVVFALASFRLTRLIVFDTITAPFRRLFHEEQEEVNEQGEVETYIIIKGKGLRSWVGELLSCYWCTGMWCTAALLLIYILFPVFSMWLNLLLAIAAAAGIIEAIVSKLVK, from the coding sequence CTGAGCGGTGCTTTGTCATTTGTCGTGTTTGCCCTCGCATCCTTTAGACTGACGAGGCTGATTGTGTTTGATACCATTACTGCTCCTTTCCGCCGTTTATTTCATGAAGAACAGGAAGAGGTCAATGAACAAGGTGAAGTGGAGACATATATCATCATTAAAGGTAAAGGGCTGCGGTCTTGGGTAGGAGAGCTGTTAAGCTGTTATTGGTGTACTGGCATGTGGTGCACTGCTGCTTTACTTCTGATATACATACTATTTCCTGTCTTTAGCATGTGGCTTAATTTACTATTAGCAATTGCCGCAGCAGCAGGCATTATTGAAGCGATCGTCTCAAAGCTGGTGAAATAA
- a CDS encoding CotO family spore coat protein yields the protein MSNKGDENQKPLMYIVQPSYDESMPAMQNIVRKRKKSEKPQESHQSAKDVIEESTHEEPVAQEIEKKKEVGPPELQQEQDMMQEAELAQEQDFTQEAELTQEQDITQEAELTQEQDITQEPELIQERKPQREEEKPPEGVFHETKEERRRKRVKKPLSQMSIDEKVDFLTSLPHNMPRALCLIEADGKTYRGIIMDRKEDLVVIRTAGGGNPVELAIDEISSIHPLGF from the coding sequence ATGTCAAATAAAGGTGATGAGAACCAGAAGCCGCTTATGTATATTGTTCAGCCGAGTTATGATGAATCAATGCCGGCCATGCAAAATATCGTGAGAAAACGAAAGAAATCAGAAAAACCGCAAGAAAGTCATCAGAGTGCAAAAGACGTGATCGAAGAAAGCACGCACGAGGAACCCGTGGCTCAAGAAATAGAGAAGAAAAAAGAAGTCGGGCCGCCTGAACTTCAGCAAGAACAAGACATGATGCAAGAAGCAGAACTTGCACAAGAACAAGACTTCACACAAGAAGCAGAGCTTACACAAGAACAAGACATCACGCAAGAAGCAGAGCTTACACAAGAACAAGACATCACACAAGAACCAGAACTTATACAAGAACGAAAACCCCAGCGAGAAGAGGAAAAGCCGCCAGAAGGTGTATTTCATGAAACAAAAGAAGAACGTAGAAGAAAACGAGTGAAAAAGCCTTTAAGTCAGATGAGTATTGACGAAAAAGTCGATTTTCTCACAAGCCTGCCTCATAATATGCCAAGAGCCCTTTGCCTGATTGAAGCTGATGGTAAAACATATAGAGGGATTATCATGGATCGAAAAGAAGATCTAGTGGTCATTCGAACAGCGGGCGGGGGAAATCCAGTTGAATTAGCAATAGATGAAATTTCCTCGATTCATCCGCTTGGCTTTTAA